A genomic region of Metopolophium dirhodum isolate CAU chromosome 1, ASM1992520v1, whole genome shotgun sequence contains the following coding sequences:
- the LOC132945311 gene encoding uncharacterized protein LOC132945311, with protein sequence MDRQRHDTAKHSCRGCLVDISDTSMLTVSLVPLQLQCVNNNKKIVLWSNPRYSSTRFCRPLKCIFMKENNDKTIEMYTEIEDEISRLTNTIIYINDTSIISINHALIFSMIDGKYAKETARLFVHLYPWFYLPASIHKVLIHGGDIIRAALLPIDQLSEEAAETCNKEYKRLRLHHTRKASRINSNTDIFQMMLVSSDPLISSLRKTCKKKIYELSPEVKSLLDFESEDEGNCSNSDTDETGENSDLELDISSLSM encoded by the exons ACATAAGTGATACAAGTATGCTTACAGTTTCGCTAGTTCCTCTCCAACTTCAATGTgtgaacaacaacaaaaaaattgtactttggTCTAATCCTAGATATTCTTCCACTCGTTTTTGTCggccattaaaatgtatttttatgaaagaaaataatgataaaacaatcGAAATGTATACAGAAATTGAAGATGAAATATCTAGAttaactaatacaataatttatattaatgatacatCAATTATAAGCATAAATCATGCTCTAATTTTTTCAATGATTGATGGCAAg tacgctAAAGAAACGGCAAGATTGTTTGTGCATCTATATCCGTGGTTTTATTTACCAGCAAGTATACACAAAGTGTTAATTCACGGAGGAGATATTATTCGTGCTGCTCTGTTACCAATAG ATCAATTATCTGAAGAAGCTGCTGAAACATGTAACAAAGAATATAAAAGACTAAGACTTCATCACACTCGAAAAGCATCCCGCATAAATAGTAATACTGATATTTTCCAAATGATGTTAGTGTCATCCGACCCACTAATTTCATCCCTCCGGAAGAcatgtaaaaagaaaatatatgagCTTTCTCCAGAAGTAAAATCTTTGTTAGATTTTGAATCCGAAGATGAGGGAAATTGTTCAAACAGTGATACCGATGAAACCGGTGAAAATAGTGATTTAGAGTTAGATATAAGCAGTCTAAGCATGTAG